Genomic DNA from Betaproteobacteria bacterium:
GTGCCTTTCGTCACGGACGAGGAGCGCGAAATTGCGCAAGGAGTGGGTGGCTACGCCCGCCCCATGCCGGCCGATTGGATGCGCCGCCAAGGCGAGTTGGTGCATGAACGCGCCAAGCAGGCGGACATCATCGTTACGACGGCCTTGATTCCGGGCCGTCCCGCTCCGGTCCTGCTGAAAGAAGACACCGTCAAGGCGATGAAGCCTGGCTCGGTCATCGTCGATATGGCGGTGGAGCAAGGCGGCAATTGCCCGCTCACGGAGCGCGACCGGATCGTCATGAAGCATGGCGTGAAACTCGTGGGCATCACGAACTTGCCGGCGTTGGTGGCGGCCGATGCGAGCGCCTTGTACGCTCGCAATCTCCTCAATTTCATCAACCTCCTTGTGGATCCCAAGGGCGAACTCAATATGGACCGGCAAGATGAAATCATCGCGGGTAGCTTGATTTGCATCGATGGCGAAACCGTCAAGCGTGCCCCTTGAAACGTACCTATTGGCTTGTTAAAGGAAAACCGATGCTCGATCCCACCATCGTCAATCTCACGGTGTTCGTGCTGGCCATATTCGTGGGTTACCACGTTGTCTGGAACGTCACACCGGCATTGCATACGCCTCTCATGTCGGTCACCAATGCCATATCCGGCATCATCATTGTAGGCGCCATGTTGGCGGCGGGCCCGAAAGACACTGACTTCGCCGCCATCCTGGGCTTCGTGGCGGTGGTGCTCGCTTCCATCAATGTATTCGGCGGATTCCTGGTGACGCAACGCATGCTGGAGATGTTCAAGAAGAAAGAACCCGCGGGCACCAAGAAAGGCTAGCGATCAACCCCCTGTCCAACTAGAACCGATTCTTATCCATGAGCGCAAACAGCGCCGCTCTTTTCTACCTCGTTGCCTCCGTATTGTTTATCCTGGCGCTGAAGGGTTTGTCGGGACCACAGACCGCACGGCGCGGCAACGCCTTTGGCATGACCGGAATGTTGCTGGCGGTGGTGACGACCTTCATCATCACGCAAAACCTCACACTCATCGTGCTGGGTATCGCCGTGGGCGGCACTATCGGCACCGTGGTCGCGAGACGCGTGCAGATGACGCAGATGCCCGAGTTGGTCGCCGCCATGCACTCCCTGGTGGGGCTTGCGGCGGTACTCATCGCTATCGCGGCGGTGCATAACCCCGCCGCTTTCGGACTGGCTGTCCCCTTGCCCATGGGCAACCGCCTGGAGTTGTTCATCGGGACTTTCGTGGGCGCGATCACCTTTTCCGGGTCCGTGGTGGCCTTCGGGAAACTCTCGGGGAAAATCTCCGGCGCGCCCATCACCTACAAGGGCCAGCACCTATTCAATTTGCTGCTGGCCCTGGTGATGATCGGTGCCGGTGTGGCATTCTTCCTGGGGGCGAGGGAGGCTCAGTGGACGCCCTTCATCGTGATGACCGTGATCGCCTTCGTGTTGGGCGTGC
This window encodes:
- a CDS encoding NAD(P) transhydrogenase subunit alpha, coding for MLDPTIVNLTVFVLAIFVGYHVVWNVTPALHTPLMSVTNAISGIIIVGAMLAAGPKDTDFAAILGFVAVVLASINVFGGFLVTQRMLEMFKKKEPAGTKKG